In a single window of the Chloroflexota bacterium genome:
- a CDS encoding class I SAM-dependent methyltransferase, which yields MTVATLRSTSGHSGEGRGQAGEQAPSRRPGHLAPGLSTAVGTNVTYRLGKLARHGVLGGVWLDCGCAEGGYSRALARMGAERVVGIDVETTRVSSARAMGSPAMVRPTYCCASAEELPFADESFDGVFLNEVFEHVADESRTLAEIRRVLRPGGVLALMSPNRWFPFEGHGMRLGGWELGFPVPIVPWVPMKLVRPFMHARNYWPGELRNLVSAAGFEIISTSSVFPVFEVYAWLPKRVIRAYQRALPTIERVPVLRRFGVSTCVLARRPRSDPRRALSNAAAGRRERGPSALVRGMLRGIFSAFISLSRTVNHHYWCNRARSRLSF from the coding sequence ATGACCGTGGCGACTCTGCGCTCGACGTCAGGTCACAGCGGCGAAGGTCGCGGGCAGGCTGGGGAGCAAGCGCCCTCCCGCCGGCCCGGTCACCTGGCGCCGGGTCTTTCCACGGCGGTCGGGACCAACGTGACGTACCGACTCGGCAAGCTCGCGCGCCACGGCGTGTTGGGAGGCGTCTGGCTCGATTGCGGCTGCGCGGAAGGCGGCTACAGCCGAGCGCTTGCGCGCATGGGCGCAGAGCGGGTTGTGGGGATCGACGTGGAAACGACGCGCGTGTCAAGCGCGCGCGCGATGGGGTCGCCGGCGATGGTTCGGCCGACCTACTGTTGCGCCTCCGCGGAGGAGCTCCCATTCGCGGATGAATCGTTCGATGGCGTATTTCTCAACGAAGTCTTCGAACACGTCGCGGACGAATCGCGGACGCTCGCGGAGATTCGTCGCGTCCTGCGGCCGGGCGGCGTACTCGCGCTCATGTCGCCCAACCGATGGTTCCCGTTCGAGGGGCACGGCATGCGGCTGGGAGGCTGGGAGCTTGGATTCCCGGTCCCCATTGTGCCATGGGTTCCGATGAAACTCGTCCGCCCGTTCATGCACGCGCGGAACTACTGGCCCGGCGAGCTACGCAACCTTGTTTCCGCGGCGGGTTTCGAAATCATTTCCACCAGCTCCGTCTTTCCCGTCTTCGAGGTTTACGCGTGGCTTCCGAAGCGCGTGATCCGCGCCTACCAGCGAGCGCTCCCGACCATCGAGAGGGTCCCGGTGCTTCGTCGCTTCGGCGTCTCGACCTGCGTACTCGCCCGGCGGCCGCGCAGCGACCCGCGGCGCGCGCTCTCCAACGCTGCCGCTGGCCGACGAGAACGCGGACCCAGCGCGCTTGTTCGAGGGATGTTGCGCGGCATTTTCAGCGCATTCATCAGTCTGTCACGGACTGTTAACCATCATTATTGGTGTAACCGTGCTCGTAGTCGGTTATCCTTTTGA